The genomic window TCTGAAGAGGCGTTCCTTACGGAAGCTGTGTGTACTCGACTTGGTAAACAGGCATGATCGGCCCGCTCCTGGTAGCAATATCCTGGATTCTTCTGCGAATAGAGGGTCGCAAAATCAGCGTGCTGGGCTTTGATAAGCCGCAGCAGCGCTCGATTGAGTTCCTGTCCGGGTTTACCGTTGCTGCTGTCTTTGCTGCAGGCCAACTTCTTCTTGTCGGATGGTTCTCTGGTTTCAGTTGGATGCTAAACCCTGATCTAACTGTCTCCGTTGTTCTGGAGGGGCTGAGCTGGAACGTAAATTCGGTTCTGTTCGAAGAGCTGATTTTTCGGGGTTACTTGCTTTACAAGGCGATCGAACTATGGGGTCCAAAGAGGGCTTGTTTGCTTTCAGCAGCCGCTTTTGGTGTCTACCACTGGTTTTCTCAAGGTGTGTTCGGTCAGCTGGTGCCGATGGTGTACCTC from Microbulbifer aggregans includes these protein-coding regions:
- a CDS encoding CPBP family intramembrane glutamic endopeptidase, whose translation is MIGPLLVAISWILLRIEGRKISVLGFDKPQQRSIEFLSGFTVAAVFAAGQLLLVGWFSGFSWMLNPDLTVSVVLEGLSWNVNSVLFEELIFRGYLLYKAIELWGPKRACLLSAAAFGVYHWFSQGVFGQLVPMVYLFMMTGLFGLMLAYAFERSKSVVLPVALHLGWNLVSIFVFSNGPIGSQLFIPAISEPTMMSGLEQSVVSILLPVTLPVLVLWVIVRRIDRYRHGGVSLAMTEP